The Streptomyces sp. 11x1 genomic sequence GGCCGGGGTTGCCGACGGTGGCCAGCTTGATGTGCTCCCAGCGCTTCTTCGTGATGGCGTCCAGGCCGAAGAAGGTGAAGAACAGGTCGGCCTCGATGCCTTCGGCGCGGGCGCCGTTGGCCATGATCAGGGCGGGGTAGATCCCTTCCAGGGAGCCCTTGGAGACGATGATCGAGACCTTCTCGATCGTGGCGGCACCGGTCATGACGGCTCACGCTCCTCAGATGCAGCCGCGGGGCTTGGGGATCCCGGCGATCTTCGCGGCCGTCTTCGCCGGGCCCTTGGGGAAGAGCTGGTAGAGCTCCTTGACGCCTACACCGGATGCCTTGCCGAGGACGCGCACGGTGGGGCCGGTGCCCTTGGCCGCGTACTGCTCGCGCATGAAGCGGATGACCGTCCAGTGCCGGTCGGTCAACTGCTCGATGCCGGACTCCTTGGCGATCTGTTCGGCCATCGGCTCGGTCCACCGGTCGGGATCGGTGAAGAAGCCCTCGTCGTCGATCGGGACCGGGGTGTCGGCGTAGGTGATGGTGGGCATGGCGGGGTCCTCTCCCCTCGAACGGACATGCGGCCTCGGACGGACACATGATTCTCAGTCGAATACGCGGCGTTTGCCGTGCTCCGGCATCGCCGAGCCGATCCCGGGCAGCTCCCGGCCGGGCAGCAGGCTGTGCCAGTACAGCCACTCGAAGGCGAGCTTGCCGAGATGGTTCGCGTGCGACTCCTTCAGCAGCGGCAGACCGACCGGACCCGGGAAGTGACCGGGCAGCGGCTCGGTGTCGTAGTTGAAGTCGATCAGCAGCGCCCTGTGGAAGCCGGTCTCCACGAAGCAGTTGGCATGCCCGTCGAAGGAGGCGTCCAGCGGCTGCCCGGCGAGGAAGCGGCCGATGTTGTGCACCAGCACCTCACCCTCGAAGTGGGCCACCGACCCCGCCTTGGACGCCGGCAGACCCGCCGCATCGCCGATCGCGAACACCTCGGGACGGCCCGGGAGTTGCAGGGTGTGCGGGTCGACGGGGACGAAGCCGAGTTCGTCGCCCAGACCCTCGGAACGCTCCACGTACTCCGCGCCCCCGTGCAGCGGCACCACGACGGCCAGGTCGAAGGGCACCTCGCGCTCGTCGTACGACACCAGCCGCCCGCGTTCGCCGTCGACCTCGCCGAGGGTGAACTCCGTGACCAGCTCGATGCCCTTGTCCCTGAGCAGCCCGCCCAGCGCCCTGGCG encodes the following:
- a CDS encoding TusE/DsrC/DsvC family sulfur relay protein, producing the protein MPTITYADTPVPIDDEGFFTDPDRWTEPMAEQIAKESGIEQLTDRHWTVIRFMREQYAAKGTGPTVRVLGKASGVGVKELYQLFPKGPAKTAAKIAGIPKPRGCI
- a CDS encoding FAD/NAD(P)-binding oxidoreductase produces the protein MGKHIVVLGGGTAGTMTANRLCRTHGASEHRITVVDQDGDHVYQPGLLFVPFGLAQPHHLVRSRPRQLDAAVDYKQASVDRVDLDARTVHLAGGIRLPYDVLVVATGARLLPEETEGLTGPGWGEKVFTFYDLPGAVGLHDALERFEGGRLAIDVADLPLKCPVAPLEFAFLADWYFRHRGIRGQVELTYATPLDGAFTKPVAARALGGLLRDKGIELVTEFTLGEVDGERGRLVSYDEREVPFDLAVVVPLHGGAEYVERSEGLGDELGFVPVDPHTLQLPGRPEVFAIGDAAGLPASKAGSVAHFEGEVLVHNIGRFLAGQPLDASFDGHANCFVETGFHRALLIDFNYDTEPLPGHFPGPVGLPLLKESHANHLGKLAFEWLYWHSLLPGRELPGIGSAMPEHGKRRVFD